A region of bacterium DNA encodes the following proteins:
- the yajC gene encoding preprotein translocase subunit YajC, with protein MAYAMSGAKGGGGQEPNFLFQLVPFIAVFAIIYFIMIRPQQKRQQEVRQMLQALKVGDNVMASGIYGEITKIKDDVIHLKIAENTRIRVNRSAVSARTSPESGGSDSKE; from the coding sequence GTGGCTTACGCGATGTCCGGCGCCAAGGGGGGCGGGGGGCAGGAGCCAAATTTTCTCTTTCAGCTTGTGCCGTTCATCGCGGTTTTCGCCATCATCTATTTCATCATGATCCGCCCCCAGCAGAAGCGCCAGCAGGAGGTTCGCCAGATGCTGCAGGCCCTGAAGGTGGGCGACAACGTGATGGCGAGCGGCATTTATGGCGAGATCACGAAGATCAAGGATGATGTCATCCACCTGAAGATAGCGGAAAATACGCGGATTCGCGTCAACCGCTCCGCCGTCAGCGCCCGCACTTCTCCCGAGAGCGGCGGAAGCGACTCGAAAGAATAG
- the tgt gene encoding tRNA guanosine(34) transglycosylase Tgt yields the protein MSSPVSFSVLAADPKSKARAGRLATPHGEVETPAFMAVGTQAAVKALSPDELKEAGCQIVLANAYHLILRPGAERIAELGGLHRFMNWPGPILTDSGGYQLFSLAPLAKASDEGIVFQSHLDGTRIHLTPESCVAQQERIGPDIAMVLDEPLGFPHTRDQAEQALARTTVWAQRARSAHRRPDQALFAIVQGGGFEDLRRKSAEELVRLDFPGYAVGGLSLGESKRDTGKLLDAATDVLPPEKPRYVMGMGTPGDLLRGVLRGADMFDCVMPTRHARRGNLFTWAGRLSIKNAVHAADARPIDDACGCAACRGGYSRAYLRHLFQAGEMLGARLMSIHNLFFYQELLRRARERIAAGDFSAWAAALLAGPLGLDPEGPPGGGGAE from the coding sequence GTGAGCTCCCCGGTTTCTTTCTCTGTTCTGGCGGCCGACCCGAAGAGCAAGGCGCGCGCGGGTCGCCTGGCGACCCCCCACGGGGAGGTGGAGACTCCCGCCTTCATGGCGGTGGGCACGCAGGCGGCGGTCAAGGCGCTCTCTCCGGATGAACTGAAGGAGGCGGGCTGCCAGATCGTGCTGGCGAATGCCTATCACTTGATCCTGAGGCCGGGCGCGGAGCGGATCGCAGAGCTGGGCGGCCTGCACCGGTTCATGAACTGGCCGGGCCCGATTCTGACCGACAGTGGGGGCTACCAGCTCTTCTCGCTTGCGCCCCTGGCCAAGGCGAGCGACGAGGGAATCGTTTTTCAGAGCCACCTCGATGGAACGCGAATTCACCTCACCCCGGAGAGCTGCGTGGCCCAGCAGGAGCGGATCGGTCCCGACATCGCCATGGTGCTCGATGAGCCGCTTGGCTTTCCCCACACCCGGGATCAGGCCGAGCAGGCCCTCGCGCGGACCACCGTTTGGGCGCAAAGGGCGCGGTCGGCCCACCGCCGGCCGGATCAGGCGCTCTTTGCCATCGTCCAGGGGGGCGGCTTCGAGGATCTTCGCCGAAAGAGCGCGGAGGAGTTGGTGCGGCTCGATTTCCCGGGCTACGCGGTCGGCGGCCTCTCCCTCGGGGAGAGCAAGCGGGACACCGGGAAACTGCTCGATGCGGCGACCGATGTCCTCCCACCGGAGAAGCCGCGCTACGTCATGGGGATGGGAACGCCCGGCGATCTCCTCCGCGGCGTCCTGCGGGGGGCCGACATGTTCGACTGTGTGATGCCGACGCGGCACGCCAGGCGGGGCAACCTTTTCACCTGGGCGGGGCGGCTTTCCATCAAGAACGCCGTCCACGCGGCCGATGCCCGGCCCATTGACGATGCGTGCGGGTGCGCCGCCTGCCGCGGGGGCTACAGCCGGGCCTACCTCCGGCATCTTTTCCAGGCGGGCGAGATGCTCGGTGCCCGCCTGATGTCGATCCACAACCTGTTTTTCTACCAGGAGCTTCTGCGGCGGGCGCGGGAGCGGATCGCGGCGGGTGATTTTTCGGCATGGGCGGCAGCGCTTCTGGCCGGGCCGCTGGGATTGGACCCCGAGGGGCCGCCTGGCGGCGGTGGCGCCGAATAA
- the secD gene encoding protein translocase subunit SecD has protein sequence MMNRLGWRLGIIVVVAVVSIFYVIPPEDRIHLGLDLQGGIHLVLEVQAEKAVDAKLDRYFSEIRNRLETDDIRVREIRREGRKIHVSLHRPEDQKRLEVVFQNYPDLGLETVTGTPPVSIYGFSDQQMERIKEQSVSQALETIRNRIDQFGVREPTLQRQGQRRIIVQLPGVKDPARAKALIGKTALLEFKMVVESANPAEVAQSGVPPGQMLLHEIVRNRETGQIVRRVPYLVHREAALTGDSLTDARVEIGDRFNESYVSVTFDSVGAKAFDRLTAANVGKRLAIVLDGVIHSAPVIQERIPGGRAQITGRFTLEEAQDLAIALRAGALPAPVKVLEERNVGPSLGSDSIRQGVLSILVGFSLVLLFMIIYYKLSGLVAVFALVLNLLILLGALGLFEASLTLPGIAGIVLTVGMSVDANVLIFERIREELRIGKTIRTAIDAGYGKAFWTILDSNVTTLIAALVLLQFGTGPIKGFAVTLSIGIVASMFTAIFVTRFIYDFTLTRRDIRSLSI, from the coding sequence ATGATGAACCGGCTCGGTTGGCGATTGGGCATCATCGTGGTGGTGGCGGTGGTGTCCATTTTTTACGTCATTCCTCCCGAAGATCGCATCCATCTGGGGCTCGATTTGCAGGGCGGCATCCACCTCGTGCTCGAGGTGCAGGCGGAAAAGGCGGTGGACGCCAAGCTGGACCGTTATTTCTCCGAAATCCGAAACCGGCTCGAGACGGACGATATCCGGGTGCGCGAGATTCGCCGCGAGGGGAGAAAGATTCACGTCTCCCTCCACCGGCCAGAGGATCAGAAACGTCTCGAGGTTGTTTTTCAGAACTACCCCGATCTCGGCCTCGAAACGGTGACCGGCACCCCGCCGGTCTCGATCTATGGCTTCTCCGATCAACAGATGGAGCGGATCAAGGAGCAGTCCGTCTCCCAGGCCCTCGAAACCATCCGCAACCGAATCGATCAATTCGGGGTGCGTGAGCCCACCCTTCAGCGGCAGGGCCAACGGCGCATCATCGTTCAGCTTCCGGGGGTGAAGGACCCGGCCAGGGCCAAAGCCCTGATCGGCAAAACCGCCCTGCTCGAGTTCAAGATGGTGGTGGAGAGCGCCAACCCGGCCGAGGTGGCCCAATCGGGGGTGCCGCCGGGACAGATGCTGCTTCATGAAATCGTGCGGAACCGCGAGACGGGCCAGATCGTGCGGCGGGTCCCGTATCTGGTCCACCGCGAGGCGGCCCTGACCGGCGACAGTTTGACGGACGCCCGGGTCGAAATCGGCGACCGCTTCAACGAGTCCTACGTCAGCGTTACCTTCGATTCGGTGGGCGCCAAGGCGTTCGATCGTCTGACGGCGGCGAACGTGGGCAAGCGGCTGGCCATCGTCCTGGACGGGGTGATCCACAGCGCTCCGGTCATCCAGGAGCGGATTCCGGGCGGAAGGGCCCAGATCACGGGGCGGTTTACCCTCGAGGAGGCGCAGGATCTCGCCATCGCTCTCCGGGCGGGCGCGCTGCCGGCGCCGGTCAAGGTCCTCGAGGAGCGCAACGTGGGCCCCTCGCTCGGGTCGGACTCGATCCGGCAGGGGGTGCTCAGCATCCTGGTCGGTTTCTCCCTCGTTCTTCTCTTCATGATCATCTACTACAAGCTGAGCGGGCTGGTGGCGGTGTTTGCCCTGGTCCTCAACCTGCTGATCCTGCTGGGGGCGCTGGGGCTCTTCGAGGCCTCGCTCACCCTGCCGGGCATCGCGGGCATCGTCCTCACGGTCGGTATGTCGGTGGACGCGAACGTCCTCATCTTCGAGCGCATCCGCGAGGAATTGCGCATCGGCAAGACCATCCGCACGGCGATTGACGCCGGATACGGCAAGGCGTTCTGGACCATTTTGGACTCCAACGTGACGACGCTCATCGCGGCGCTCGTCCTGCTGCAGTTCGGGACAGGACCCATCAAGGGTTTTGCCGTGACGTTGAGCATTGGCATCGTAGCCAGCATGTTCACCGCGATTTTCGTAACGCGGTTCATCTACGACTTCACGCTGACCCGGCGCGACATCAGGAGCCTGAGCATTTAA